aaagcagaaCGGTGATGTGCCTCGgtccccctggggctgtgcagggctgtgatgCCACTGCTTAGTGGGATCAGCCACAGTGGGTGGCCCACGTGGACTGAGCTCTCTGCTAAGGGCATAGCACGCTAAGGGGTACCTCGGGGGGTCCCATGGCACCCGGGCAGGTGTGCACAATCCTCTCCCAGTGCCGCAGGAGGCTGCGGGAGGCGGGGATGTGCCGGTGGTGGTACCACCGGTTGTGCTGGTGTGAGTCACTCCTGAAGCATGCTTGAGTCACCACCAGCGCAGAGAGCATCAGACCCGGAGCtttctcagccctgtgccttgGTGATGCCAGCAGCGAGGCTTTTTGCTGCCTTTTAGGGAGGGACTAGACACCACAAGGGACCAGCTAGAGGGGGGTGCAGCAGAATGTCCTTGCAGCATGTGCATGGTGCCATGGCAGAGTGTGACAGCCACCCCAGGGaaactgccctgctgctctttcaCCACATTCCCAGCAGGCACCCCTGTGCTACGGCTGAGCACacagcctgcctgtgccaggcacaCCTGCAGTGAGCATTGCTTGTCTGCAGCTTCAGGAAGTCTTCTGTAGTCACAGGTTCCAGCTGCCTGTCGTGTTCGCGGGTGGCAGAACAGCCCTGGCACGTCCATCCTCTCACCACTGCACCCAGCATGGCAGCGTAGAGCcgggggcagagggacagggcACAGTGGGATGAGCCCTGTCCTGAGCCTGCTTCTGTCCCTGGTCAGCTGCACCCTGCTCCGTGGTAAgtcgggggggaggggggaggtgtgtttgcccctggctgcaggtgggggGAGAAGCAGGGGCACAACTGCCAGACCTACGCAAggtacctgcagggaggaggggaccCGACGTGTTTCAGGTGTGATGGGAAAGAAAACCCCAGGGTCACCAGCAGCCACGTTAGGGAGCTGATGCCTGTTGCAGGACTGCAGGTGGGATGTTCTGTGGTGCCCAGGAGATCCCTGGGACAGGCACAAAGCTccatgctggcagccagcacttgCCCGGTCCTGGCAGGCATCTGCTGTTTGCCTGTGTGGGGCTGAAGGGGTGGGAGGCCCTACAATGCCTGTGCAAAACAGCGAGACCtttgcagcacagccaaggAGCAGGTCCTTGCAGAACCTCAACCCTTTCCTCTTGCCCCCTCCCAGGGACACCACTGCCTCCGCGGGACGTGAGGCTGGAGGCACAAAACTTCCACGTCTTCCTGTGGTGGGAGCCGGACCTTGGCTCGCCTGGTGATGCCACTTACGAGGTGGAGTGGAGGAGAGGGTAGGTGGCAcggcagggaggagggggcagaggtgccTCATCCACCTGCACAGGGTTGTTGGGGACCCACGGCAGCCAGAGGATCCAGCAGTAAACATGAGGGTAacaggacagcagagctggcagggatctctggagatcagctggtccagcccctgtgcaggcagggccagctcaggactgtgtcctcttggggTATGGATCACCTTCAAGAATggtgcctgggcaacctgttcccttTCCTGGTCACCCTtccagggaaaaacaaaagggtttgggggtgtggggtttccacctccccccccccttatgCTGAAATGGCATTCCCGGTGTTTCaacctgtgcccactgcctctcatTCCTTGGTTGGCCACCAGTGAAGAAGTCTCCATCTTCTTTATCACAACAATCCTCTCACCCAAAGCCACCTTCTTTAGAGGCTAAGCAGCCTTACTCATTCAGCCTCCCTCACAGCACAGATGCCTCCACCCCTTGGTCATCTTTTGGCCCTTcagcaggctgtccctgctgtggaCATGATTTTTCTTGTAGCAGAGCACAGGCCAGGGTGCAGCACTTCAGGTGCTGTCCCACCAGTGCCAGTAAGAGGGGACTTGAGTCGCTGGCACTGCTCTTCCTAGCACAGCCCAGACTGCTGCTGTTGGCTCTCCCACACTTCCCACCTGGGCAGGACAGCCATGGCCAGGCTCCCCTTCTGGCTGGGAGGGCCCCCAGAAGGAGAAAGCCCAAATCCCTGCTTTCTCTCCCTGGACAGAGCATTCCACTGGACCAAAGCCTATGCCTGCTGGGGGAACagcaccagctcctcctggatGTGTGAGCTGTATTTTGACAAGATCCACGATATCTACTGGGCAAGAGTGAGAGCAGTGGCCAGAGGCCAGCTGTCCAAGTGGGCCTATTCCAGTGAGCTACAGCCATACAGAGACAGTAAGGACcagggagctcctgcagctgggctcctgctctTCTTGGGGGCACAATGGGGAGCAGGGTCCTTGGAGAGGTCAGGTGGGATACAGCAGGAAATCATATGAGGATATTGGTGGGAAAAGTGCCAAGAGCCCCAGTAGGAGGAAAGGGATGGGAACAGAGAAGGGCCAGTTGAAGACCAAGGGGACAGAAGAGGAGATGCAGTGAGGCAATGGCCACAGATGGGAGGCTCCATgccacccaggcactgtgagtctGAAAAACACAGTGaggtgggggaggaaagaggataCCCCTCTAGCCTTGCCTTTTAAAAGCATCTCCTGTTAATCCTTGGCATAGGTCTGAGAGATGCTGAGTGAGGGCATTTTGTTCCAGCAAGAAAGCTGACAGTGGCAAGGCAGGAGTAgtccctccagcactgcctttgcCCTGGTTTCTGTCTTTGTGAGATGCAGGCACAGACTGGCTGTCCTGTCCAAAACCTCTCtcttttggagaagagaaaagctgGAGGACCTTCCCCTAACCCACCTCAAAGGGGCATCTTGCAATGAACTGAACGTGCCAGCAGCATGAACGGGATGGATGTCAGCTGCTTGGTTTCCCTCTTTAATTCCCTCTGCATCCAGCTGGCATGGTAATGGATGCATTTAGCTGAAAAAGAAGTTGCTGCACTCCACAGTGAATCTCTGGGGCATCATCTGATGGCTCAGAGGTGAGGTGCttagcagcagggagccagagGTGCAAGCAGGTCTGTCCTGGCCTGGTTGGTATGGTGGAGGCAGTCACTGGCTGTCACAAAGACATGGTGTCTGCTGTTTCTTGAGCTGGTTTAACAGGACAAAGGATCAGGCTAGAGCAGAGGATGCTTCTGCATGTTGGGAGTGGGATGTCCAAGAGAAAAACATCATCTGCCttctgtttagaagggctttgttttcctcccctcttttgtttttatCTCCCTGCAGCAATCATGGGCCCCCCAGCAttgtcctggctgctccagggTGACATCCTCAGTGTAAACATCACACCACCACTGACTCCCTTCCGGAGGAAAAATGGCTCCTACAGGCCAGTGGACAGagtgctgtgggagctgtggtACCAGCTGAGCCTGCACGAGGGGAATGTCACCCTCCAGCAGGTAGGTGGCAGGGTGGGCAACACTCAGAGGGCTTGAAAAGGTGTTCCTGGTGCAGCAAAGATGCTCGTGTCCAGTTGCATTGGATCGGCGATACCTGTGCCCGGGGagatgccccagccctgcccacacccAGCAGTCCAAGCAGAGGAGAGATGCTTTACCCCATCTCAGGGCTCCCAGGCTGGGCGCAGCAGGAGAGCCTTCTCCTCGTCCAGGCTGCATGAGTGGGAAAACCCATTAAAGTTTCTGCAGCAGGTGTTCAATGAGATGCTCTGGCAGCTGGAtacctcccggggtgaagagacaagctctggaggtgctggggagcagagagggagggtcTGTGCTCTACAGCACAGGGCAAGTGTGTCAAGGCCACACTGGGGGAGAGGAGCCATGCAcagaccccacctccagccaCCTTGGCCACACACCCCCCTCTGCCTCCAGGTGCCTTGCAAACAGAATGGGAAGGAAGTGCCCTGTACCTTCACGCTCCTGAAGCCCAGCACGCAGTACTGCATCCGGACAGTGGCCATGGGCATGGCCCAGCAGCGGATCCGAGAGGCTGAGCAGTGCCTGGTGActccagcaggccctgcagGTAGGACCTCCTCGCCGGCTCAGCCACTGTGCTTCCATCTCAGGACCTGCTTGTGGCACAGCCACATGTGAAGGTGTGGGTTACTCACTCCCCAGACATTCTGGTCAAGCTTAGCTTTGGTGGCCCAGCAATGCCCTCTGGCACCGGGGAGATGCTCTCTCACCATTCATTTTAGGCTTGCCCCACATCTCCTTCTTGAACACCACAGCCTGCCACGGATTCTCTGAGGTTGGAGGGGATACCATCCGGGCTCCTTCCACCTTCAGCCTGTTGTTACCTCCTGGCAGGCTTTTCCTGGGTCCTCCTTGCCATGCTGAGTTGTGTGTTTCTGCTGAGCATGACTGGGCTCTGCTTCATCCAGCTGCATGTCCTGCTAAGCACCTCAGAGATGCACCTCCCAAAGGCACTGGTGAGTGACCAGTCCCTCCACCAGCCTCTGCACCAtgtgtgcctcagcttccccctgcctccagcttcccagtgctgggggtggcagcagcctgggctgagcagccCTTTGAGTGCTCTGGGGACAAAACAAACATGCTGAGCTCTCTAGCTAGCTTGCTCAGCTCTCCCTTGCCCCATCGTGGAGAGGTGGcgggtggctctgctgccctggcgcagcacagtgccctttgctttcctgctcttcttGGCTTTTGCCTGAGGATTACTCATGTTTCTGCTGCTCATctctctgagctgctgagagctCTTCTACTGGCACCTGGCAGCTGGGGCATGGcttgaaaagcagcagtgtgacagcttctgtggctgtcccccagcaccagagcCCCGTGCTGCAGAGGCCTGTGTATCTCCTGGGTGTCACCCCATCAGAAGGGCTGCCTGGGACTGTTCTCCTCCCGTGGGATGCACGGTTCCTCACCCTGAGGCTGTTGGGAGTCTCAGTAAGCCAAGGCTGACTGCTTTGCTGCCTGTTTCCTGGCAGGCCGTCTTCAACAGGGACCTGAGTGTGCCCATCAGGGTGCCCACCCTTCAGCTCAAGGAGgactctctctcctttctcctgccatCTGTGCTCCCCTCCCATGGGTTGCAGACAACAcccactgctcagctgctcccagggacAAGCCTTTCTCAGGACCTGGGTGGGTACTGTGCCAATGGGTTCAGGCCAGACCACCATGAGGAAAGGAACCTATCCTGCACCTTCACCCAGGTGGGTCATGCCTTGGGCTCCCAAGTTTCCTTGCAGCTGGAGAAAGGTGAGGAGGCACACAATGAGGATGATGTCCTGGAGCAGCCAGTGCCGGTGGGACTGACCAGAGACTGCTCCATGGGTGACAGGGACTACCGGACCTCCAAGATGTGGCTCTCCTTGCACCTCCAGCTTTATTCTAAatgccagtgcccagccctgggatcaggaggctgccttcctctgcctgcaATGGGCAGGAGCCTCAGCCAGGAGGACCTGCAGGAGAGCCTTGGCATGGCAGGGCACTGCATACCACTCAGCTCTGTGAGACTGCCAGCCCACGAGGAGGATGACAGCGGGCAGCTGATCCACGCTCTCCAGCATGACCACAgaactgagctgcagccaggtgacagcactgtgcagcaggACAACTTGGAGCCAGCAGCACCgggcacctccagcccctgccagctgaCCCAGCTGCCCGCTGCCCGCCCACAGGTGTCAGCCTTCTCTGGCTATGAGCTGTGTGTGCCAGCGGACAGGACGCCATAGTGGGCAGGCAAGGgcccaagcagctcctggcactcgAATCACAGCATCAAGCAGAGCTCGAGGAGCAGCCTTAGTCACGatggctgcctgctgggacctgcctgtgtcctgctggggacgggagaggggcaggcagctgcacgggcaggcactgggcacagctgctgtgagtgGGTGAGATGAGTCTCTTCAGAGCTTCCCTCCGTGGTTTTGGTGCTCTTGAACCACAGCATAAGGGATAGAGACCAAAGCTGAAGCCCCCAACCTTTTGTCTATTTATTCACCTCTGTGTTTGCCTCTCTGTACAGCAAATTTATGTGTGTGCTCATGTCCATAGGAACTTCTTTAGTGGAAGAGGAGGTTTTTATTATCtaattccaccaccaccaccccctgtgTGGAAATCCTGATTGTACACTCGAGTTGGATTGTAAAGAAACACTAATTTATTGTGGCAAAACTGGCCCCTGTGCTGATTCTCTCTGTGTCACAGAACCAGGACTGGCCTGCCCAAGCAGCATATGGGAAAGGCACTGGGAAAAACTGCAGTTCCTCTGGGAGGAAACTGCATCCACAGCTGGTCTGAGTGTTGCTGTCAGGTGGGAGAAGgtggctcctcagcagctcctggacatCTTGGTTATTGCTTCCCCAGGGATTCACCTCTGAGCCCTGTTCTGTGGCTGTTGgtgaggctgtgcctgcagccatgCGGGGactgtccccagagctgctcagtggAACATGTGTGCTGCCCACACACCTTTTGCTGCCAACAAAGTtccccggggtggggggtggggattcaGCTGAAACAAGTCTGATAGTCCTTCACTTGTTTCACTTTCTCTTTttgataaaacaaaaaaacaggtCACAGGTGTCATTCTGGGTTGCATGAAATGGCTTTTGGTGAATTTTCAGGTGTTtagaaagcaaaccaaaagtCAAGGCAGAAGAATTCCCCCATGCTAAACCAGGCAGAGGTCAGAGGATTTGAGATCTTGAGGCAAACAGGAGCCGAAACACTGCAATCTGCAAGTCTAAGGTCACTGTGTGGTGGCAGGGAGTTGGTGGCAGGCATCTGTTAAGCATTGGTCAACGCTGCCCTCTTTGCATGCTTGAGGTTCTCCAGGCCAGGCAACGAGCAGGCATGGTGCCAGTCCAGACCTGGGCTgcttgctgggagctgctggcctggcgcAGTGGGACCATGCTGGCTCCCGTGGCCATCTTGTTGaatgctgggctcagctggtgCTTCTCTAACAGCCTGCCAGATCTCTAaggaccaaaaccaaaccagctcctctctgagtttctggcagggtggtggtgctgggatcCCTGTGGGTGATTCAAGCAGGTTTCTCACCAGTAGTGAGGACTCAGCCTGacccaggaggtggttgaagcaactgggatgtccctgctctgtaGGAAACAGAGATGTTCATGCAGAATGGAAAAAGGCAAAGGCTGGTGACATTTCCAGATGGTATTTTAGCAGCTGAAGTTTCTGAGTGGATGTGAGAGAGATTTTTTCTTCATGTGTGAGGGGTTTTCCCCTTCACCTCAGAGATGTGAGCAGCGTggggggctctgcagagcacagcaagaaGGTGTGATGCTCACTGCAAAGGTGAGGTCTTGGCACACCCCAACAGAGACCTGCCACCACCACGTGTCTGGATGACACTccaggctgcctggctgggTGTTAGGAGTCGAGCAGgaagggatagggctgggtccAGGGGcaggcccccagctgcaggcaagccCATGAAGCAGGACATCTGgctgggtccctgctgcagtgccaggcatgTACCTGGCTCTCACGCTGTTCTCTTAGGTGTCCCACGCTCcctccacagcctggagatgggTGAGGCAGCGATGGATCCTCGGGCATCCAGCCCACAACCCCCATCAGCTTGGAGGTCAGCCAATgttcctcctgctggccccagccccagggccccagCACGGTGCCCGGAGGTGTTCGGAGCGTAGGTTTGTGGAAGCTCTGACTCACCGTGATCGATGGGCTcgctcctggctctctgctgctggctgcattggcagcctctgctgctacCAGATCAAAGCCATGAGAGGAATGCAGCTGAAAACAGCTCTTCATTAGAAACAGCAGGTTTAGGGCTGTGCAGGAGGGTGTTTTTTTATTACTAATTctcagagagctgagctgccagcccaATGAAGTATTGGAGGGTGGAAAATTGCTGTGCGGGGGCTAACGGGGCTtttgcagctgccaggagaCAAACACGAGGGagacagcagctcctgaaaTGACAGGGAAAGGTGAAGATCTAATAGTGTGCAGGCTACAAGGATGAAGGAAGATCTCTGCTTGCCTTTGGAAGCAATGGGAAGCAGAGATACAGAGCGGGGCatctcaggctgcagcccacACCCCAGATCTGCCCTGTGtctaccctgctctgcccactcTCCATCccgcctggcactgcagcttctctggggcagcccagagccaccccAGATCCTTGCAGCCACTGCAGGCATTGTCTAGCATGTCTGTGTACCTGCCAGGGACATGGGACTGTGGGCTCATTGAGCAAAGCCATTCTCTGGGCCCTCTGTGCAAGGTACCTTTGCAACAGCTCCAGGTGGGTTCCCAGGGTGGGCTGGAGCCATCACTTCCTCCCATGGTGTccctctccaggctgtgctTCCTGCCCTTGTCCTGACAGAAGAAGTGATGAGCCTGCCTCCTGGAGTATTCATTACATGGCATTAAGCCAGCCtcgaggggatggagcagctggaAAACAGGCTAGATATGGATTTTTGTGAGGAGAAAGGGCCCAGCTAAGTGGCGTGGATGGATGAACATTTTGACTCATCTGTCTCCCAGTCTGATCTGTGCCTGGCAGACAGGGGGTTGCAGACACCAGTAATGATCTCTTGTTAATGCACCTTCAACCACGGTATGAAAAATGGGAGCCTGCACCTGGCTGTGCAGACACCGTTGTCTCCCTGCCTTGTGGTCAGCAAGGTGATGTCCAACCTCTTGGTTGCAAAATAAATTCTCAGGCTCCCaagcatcctgtccaaccttcCTCAGGGAAGGCCCCCATGGATAACACCCAAAGCTGATTTGCAGCTCCCGAGAGCTTAAGATCTTCTCGTGTCTGTCAAACGCTTCCTCACTGCTCTCAAGAGATGTGGCACTGTCTGAAGAAGGCCATGAGCTGCTGTCACAGCAAAGCTGGCCCATCTGAGGTCCCCAGAGTGACCAGTTTCAGCTGGGTTTCTCTGAAACCAGGCAAAAAGGTTTAACAAGGAACAAATCCAGCTGGGTGATACAGTGGTAAATTGAAAGCGAAGCTTGTGAATAAGATGGGGTCTCAAATGAGAAACTTGGATGTGGGACACCCGAGCCAGATCCCTCCTGACACAGCGAACAGTTGGAGTCTGCATCTTGTCACTTGCTGAGTCCTGCAATCAGGGACTGGGGCACCCACTGAGAGTCAGCTTGGGACGCCTGAAAGGCCAAAGGCCACTGTCCTCACATTGCCATGAGATGTGAAAGCAATGGAAGATGTGGTAACCCTTCATTCAAAAAGGAAGTGTGGATCCACATGTTTTGTCCAAATGTCAGCTCCATGTTCTCTCTTGATCCTCCTCCAGACCCCAGTACCCCAGACTCCAGCCACAGTAACCAGCAGAGTTCTTGCAAACCCAACAAAGCATTTATCGAGTGTCCACATTCAGGAGTGACAGAGATCGAACTGGTGCAGGGCCAGCTGTCTCCTGTCACCAGGACTGATGGCCAAGCAGGAGAAAAGGCAACCCACCTGATCAGAGCACATTGATCACAGAGAGATGGAGGACTTAAAAGAGAAGCACCCCACACTCCCTCACTCACAGGTTCCTAGGAAATTGGTCAAGActtggagaaggagagaagatgcCTTCCCAGACCATGGTCATCACCTCGGTGCTCCTGTTGAGAGCTTGTTGCATCAGTGCTTATCCTGCCTATCCTGAAAACAGCAGTGCCCAAGGTAAGGATGAGCAGCAGGGGTGTTTGTGCCTGACAGACAGGTGAGGTTTGTCCCTGTGCACCACTTCAGAGCAGTGGGAGCTtcctgggggctgtggcagcGAGCGCTGGCTCAGACTATGTGGCTTGTAGCTGGTGTTTCAGGggggctttgctgctgcaggcatgcACAGCAGCACAACTTTCCCCTGTTTCTGGGGAGGGTTTTCCCCAGTATGGTTAGGAATAGCACATAAAGGGTTGAAGCCGTTCCTGGTGtgaccaggttggacaagagaTGACCATCCTCTACTCAAGGGGCTGCTTTGGCTGTTGtggtctgcagagagcagagtttGGGTGAGGTATCCTGGTACTCTGGGGTGACAGACAGCGTTGCCCTGGTAACCAGCCAGCCTGGGGCGTGCAAACAAAACTTGCCGCTTCTCGATGTTCTCCTGACACCCTCCGTGGAGATGAGGGAACTGCAGCTCACAGGTGGAGTGAGCCCCGTGCGCTGCTCGAGTCTGACGTGGGCTGAGCTCTGGTCACAGGGCTGGCACCAACCCCCCAACAGCCACAGCACTGTCTGATGGCACCGTATCAGTGGGACACTGTCTGATGGCACCATGTTGGTGCAGCACTGTCTGGTGCCACACCGTGTCGGTGTGGCACTGTCtgatggcacaaagtgccaggAGCTTTGCTGCAGCGCAGTGCCTCACCGtgtgccactgcctgcagccagtgGCCAGGGGGACAGAGCCAGTATCTGCTGGGCTTTGTGCTGGTGCCACCCATTCATACCCACCCCGTGCTCCTGGGCTGTACATGTTGGTACCTACCAGATGGTTTAGACATCCTGGGCTTCCTGATGCCAGAGAAAAGTCCCTTGGCCAGAGCTTGTGCCCTTGTCTTCTTGTGCAGCccttgagagcagccccagtGTGGCAAACCTCCCAGTGTTCTGGGAagtgagcagcacagggccTCCTCTCGTCCCTCAGCCAATTCTTGGGGACTTCCAGAGCTTTGACAGTTGATCACTTTGTCTAAGGCAAAGAAAATACAACCCCAAGGTCAAGCTCTTAGGGTTGCTCAACTCCCAGAGCTTAATGGGAGCTTCCCAGGAGCTGTGAACAGGCAGGCACTGGAGGAGGGATGAACTGAAGGATGAGTGCTGGAAAGTCCCTGACACACCAGCTGGTTTCCAGTTAaacaaggtcaggctggagagatgggctgAAAGGGGACTTCATGGTGGGCTGAGAGGGGACTTCATACAGTTCAGCAGAACTGCAAAGGTGGCCAGTAGTCATCAgtggtcctgggctgcattgtgGAGAGCATCAATGCAGATCAAAGGAGATGACTCTTCCCCTCCATTcaacactgctgaggccacacttgCAGTGCCACACCAGCATTTTGAGGCTGGCATGCATGGCCAGATGAGGAGATGAACCCTCACCCCACTCAAACAACATGCCTGTCATTCTTGGGATCTGTAGACAATGCTCAGGCTCTCCATCCCACTGCCCAAGGAACAAGCATGCTTCAAAGGATCCTCTTTGTCCTTGTCACTGTCTCCCCATTCAACACAGACCTTATGCTGATGGATTTTAACCTGGCTGATGGTGCAGCTGACTTCATGGCTGATAGCAAGCCTCTAGCAGGACTCCAGCCACCCAGGAACCTGAACCAGGCTCTCTCTGCACTGGGGAAAGGGGCAAGCcaccagcagaaagcagctggcagcaagggTGAGTCACAGAGCTCAAGGTGAACTGGACCCATGGATGGGGCTGTGTGGAGGCACACGTGGAAGGGGGCAAGCACTGGGATGCTCTTGAAGAGGTGAAGGGTTGTGTCCTgacaaagcagtgctgcaggttaGCTGTTCCCAGGGCATCATGAAGAGAAGCAGGCAACAGTGCCGTGTCCCTCTCCTGATGTATCCTCCCtcggctcctgccctccatgCTGGAcccacagcccctggctgcttgagGCAGTTCATACACTgtctggttgggtttttttcaggaaatAAAAGCACTCTCCAGGAGGATGTCTCCAGCCACTTGGTGAGTGAAGGTGCCTCTCTGGCACAGCAGTGGGTGGCCCAGGGAGAGGCCATGGGGCAGGGGACTCCCATGAGCTGTCCACGAGATCCCAGCAAATCCCAGCCCTGTTGGGCAGTAAATGGGGACTGACACAGGTCCTGCTCAGGTGCTTCCTGCCCTGAGTCAGCAGCGGGGGGAAGAGGTTTTGGGGCTGTTTTTTGCAGGTGGACACCACACATCCATGGTGGgtctgctgtgctgtggcaggTGGAAGACCTCGATGCCCTCCTCTGGAAGATGGTGACAATGGGTGAGATCCAGAGCCAAGGATTTACTCAAACAGATCAGGCCCCTCAGCAACCTAGCAAGAGAAGTGAGTGTCCAGCTCCCAGTGGGTCTTGGGCCTCACCTACTGTTGACTTGCAaaaagcaggggctgggcttgggATAGGGGATCCTCCTGACTTGGGATGAAGGGTGCTCACAGTTGTGAGTGAAGGATGCTCATTGCTTGGGGTGGAGGGTACTTGTGATTGGGGTGGAAGGTGCCCATGGTGTGGACTAAATCATTCAGCTCCTAGGATGTGCTCCTAGGACTGACTTCAGAGTCAAAGGAgaccctgggagaagagatggacAGCTCTCTTCCTTTCAACGTTCCAGCTGTAGCCAAAgtctgctgcagccccttccatGGATGTCTTTTCCTGTTTCTCTCAGCTTGCTTCTGGAAGTACTGTGTCACCAAGTGATGGACACAGAAGCTCTGCCactgagcctgctgcccccacccAGTGCCTTCTCCCCGTGTTACCTCACACCTCACTGTGGGCTGAGCCGCACAGAACTTTGGAAGGTTTCCAGTACcaaaagggaggaagggcaaaggtctgcagcagaggaggcatgCCATGGGATAGGGGGAGTCCCATGGAGATCTGGGGCGCAAGACAGTGGACCTCCAGCGCCCACAGCGAGGCAGAGCCACCACTGTGGCCTGGCAGGGACATGCTGCCTACCAGCAGGAGCTGAATAAAGCCCTCACAACAGAGCAGCATCCTGTGGTTATTCCATCCCCATGgtgtgcaaggttctgcaccctCCCACTGTCACTTGAATGGTGTGGGCAGATCACAGGGCACAtgccctggggaggaggcaactttcctgtgg
This sequence is a window from Dryobates pubescens isolate bDryPub1 chromosome 18, bDryPub1.pri, whole genome shotgun sequence. Protein-coding genes within it:
- the LOC128898075 gene encoding interferon lambda receptor 1-like; this encodes MAPGQVCTILSQCRRRLREAGMCRWWYHRLCWWTPLPPRDVRLEAQNFHVFLWWEPDLGSPGDATYEVEWRRGAFHWTKAYACWGNSTSSSWMCELYFDKIHDIYWARVRAVARGQLSKWAYSSELQPYRDTIMGPPALSWLLQGDILSVNITPPLTPFRRKNGSYRPVDRVLWELWYQLSLHEGNVTLQQVPCKQNGKEVPCTFTLLKPSTQYCIRTVAMGMAQQRIREAEQCLVTPAGPAGFSWVLLAMLSCVFLLSMTGLCFIQLHVLLSTSEMHLPKALAVFNRDLSVPIRVPTLQLKEDSLSFLLPSVLPSHGLQTTPTAQLLPGTSLSQDLGGYCANGFRPDHHEERNLSCTFTQVGHALGSQVSLQLEKGEEAHNEDDVLEQPVPVGLTRDCSMGDRDYRTSKMWLSLHLQLYSKCQCPALGSGGCLPLPAMGRSLSQEDLQESLGMAGHCIPLSSVRLPAHEEDDSGQLIHALQHDHRTELQPGDSTVQQDNLEPAAPGTSSPCQLTQLPAARPQVSAFSGYELCVPADRTP